One genomic segment of Helianthus annuus cultivar XRQ/B chromosome 14, HanXRQr2.0-SUNRISE, whole genome shotgun sequence includes these proteins:
- the LOC110908033 gene encoding putative UPF0481 protein At3g02645, translating into MLQMENMDMKPRDEIVHEAYRGLLDCVGEKKKVANKFSPFIYMAPSTLRNLSTSSFMPRVVSIGPLHRKDENLQQFEVRKAAFVHDLLSRSGPPLTQTLTACVLKVASIIEIIRGCYADSKSYNDIELAKMMVMDACFILEFIHDIKMKKFSGTNLRLQDQYIPYDLVLLENQIPFFVLEGIYGCIIYKFEERLPLTDFIQPLLKYANLFQRKIKVGDRSSYTNHDHILGYLHHCYQPRNEISSGFPSSTIHSVIELDRAGVIFKPNHDAEWPLAMEVKMSRYCSSLLWILNKPTLTMSTLCIDDFTELVLRNLIAYEQSYVVDPYVTSYARAMDMLIDTHEDIAKLVTSKVIVNHIGSNEEAANMINKICKELAPEHFYYTEQWEQLDSHFKGYWPRKIVKLKRTYFNSPWSIIALFAGIVLFVLAMLQTIFTIMSS; encoded by the coding sequence ATGCTGCAAATGGAAAACATGGATATGAAGCCCCGAGATGAGATCGTTCATGAAGCCTACCGAGGTCTTCTTGATTGTGTGGGTGAAAAAAAGAAGGTAGCCAACAAATTTTCACCATTTATATACATGGCTCCTAGTACCCTCCGAAATCTCAGCACAAGTTCTTTCATGCCACGAGTTGTCTCTATTGGACCACTACACAGAAAAGATGAAAATCTGCAACAATTTGAAGTGCGCAAAGCTGCTTTTGTGCATGATCTATTGTCTCGTTCAGGACCCCCATTAACACAAACACTAACTGCATGCGTGCTGAAGGTGGCATCTATAATAGAGATAATCAGGGGATGTTATGCCGACTCAAAGTCTTATAATGACATCGAACTTGCTAAAATGATGGTTATGGATGCGTGTTTCATACTTGAATTTATTCACGATATTAAAATGAAGAAATTTTCAGGTACCAACTTAAGGTTGCAGGACCAGTATATACCTTATGACCTGGTTCTGCTAGAAAATCAAATCCCCTTTTTTGTTCTTGAAGGCATATATGGGTGCATTATTTATAAATTTGAAGAGCGTCTACCTCTTACTGATTTTATCCAGCCACTTCTGAAATATGCTAACCTCTTTCAAAGAAAGATAAAAGTAGGCGATAGAAGCTCATATACCAATCATGATCATATTCTTGGCTACTTACATCACTGTTACCAGCCTAGGAATGAAATTTCATCAGGTTTTCCAAGTTCAACAATCCACTCGGTTATAGAACTTGACAGGGCAGGAGTAATCTTTAAGCCAAACCACGATGCGGAATGGCCATTGGCCATGGAAGTAAAAATGTCTAGGTATTGTTCAAGCCTTTTATGGATTTTGAACAAGCCTACACTCACAATGTCGACATTGTGTATTGATGATTTTACAGAGTTGGTTTTAAGGAATCTCATTGCATACGAGCAATCATATGTAGTTGATCCATATGTCACGTCATATGCCAGAGCGATGGATATGCTTATTGATACTCATGAGGACATTGCCAAGTTGGTGACGTCAAAAGTTATCGTCAATCATATAGGTTCAAATGAAGAGGCTGCAAATATGATAAACAAGATATGCAAGGAACTTGCCCCTGAACATTTCTATTACACTGAACAATGGGAACAGCTAGATAGCCATTTCAAAGGTTACTGGCCCAGAAAGATTGTGAAGTTAAAGCGTACTTATTTCAATAGTCCATGGAGTATCATTGCGCTATTTGCTGGAATCGTCCTTTTTGTTCTTGCTATGCTTCAAACCATCTTTACCATCATGTCTTCCTGA
- the LOC110906376 gene encoding uncharacterized protein LOC110906376, producing the protein MLSLWFVFVYLMADVMPREHGGDGAGDPPNPDPFRRGTHEIDAVPPRKVRGKAKNQKLRRMVKRGGRVSLTFDRDVTYTPVGEPSDLFSREAGLYMWRTIPFDRIGWGKVPTPYKEAVMNHLKESFNFDEVEQDLEACDLKGGIRQVLMKRYSDRKNYAKREFRDNGGYNDLERARAHHPKDMPHENWLKTIDHFLDPKYIARSEANARVRQLQKFPNRGGTSSYSSTAYKHGLKRLDTYRKTHTDKDGNFVDPVAEQNYLNLEREIMGGESSGSNQPNEVAAFQNVLGDRRGWFRGLGPKPSNTPSNTCNAQPQTAQPFSEEYVSTLFQSPAFINQLESFLAARGKQVAPDDEYDDEYDDDDLT; encoded by the exons ATGTTATCTTTGTGGTTTGTATTTGTTTACCTGATGGCGGATGTGATGCCCCGAGAACATGGGGGAGACGGAGCTGGAGATCCACCAAATCCGGATCCTTTTCGGAGAGGGACGCATGAGATTGACG CGGTTCCCCCAAGGAAAGTTAGGGGGAAAGCCAAGAATCAAAAGCTTCGCCGGATGGTCAAAAGGGGTGGGCGTGTCTCTCTTACATTCGACAGGGATGTAACGTATACCCCTGTTGGTGAACCGAGCGACTTATTTTCACGCGAGGCGGGTTTATACATGTGGCGGACCATCCCTTTTGATAGAATAGGTTGGGGGAAAGTTCCGACTCCTTATAAGGAGGCCGTGATGAACCACCTAAAG GAGAGTTTCAATTTCGATGAAGTTGAACAGGATTTGGAGGCGTGCGACTTAAAAGGCGGCATTAGACAAGTGCTTATGAAGCGGTACTCCGACCGCAAGAACTACGCTAAGAGAGAATTTCGTGACAATGGAGGTTATAACGATCTCGAACGTGCAAGGGCACACCACCCCAAGGACATGCCTCATGAAAATTGGCTGAAAACAATTGATCACTTCTTGGACCCCAAATATATTGCAAGAAGTGAGGCAAACGCAAGAGTCCGCcaacttcaaaaattcccaaACCGTGGGGGTACATCATCATACAGTAGCACCGCCTACAAACAT GGTTTGAAACGTCTTGATACGTACCGCAAAACTCACACCGATAAAGATGGGAATTTTGTTGACCCGGTAGCCGAGCAGAATTAT CTTAATCTAGAACGCGAGATTATGGGCGGAGAAAGCAGCGGTTCTAACCAGCCGAATGAGGTTGCCGCGTTTCAAAACGTTTTGGGTGATCGACGCGGATGGTTCCGGGGGCTTGGGCCTAAACCTTCGAATACGCCATCGAACACTTGTAATGCGCAACCTCAAACCGCACAACCGTTTTCGGAG GAATACGTTTCGACTTTGTTCCAAAGTCCGGCGTTCATAAACCAACTTGAATCCTTTCTTGCGGCGAGGGGAAAGCAAGTCGCACCCGACGATGAGTATGACGATGAGTATGACGATGACGACCTAACTTGA